Proteins found in one Triticum urartu cultivar G1812 chromosome 4, Tu2.1, whole genome shotgun sequence genomic segment:
- the LOC125550912 gene encoding probable cysteine desulfurase: MPSLRAAMADGADRVEATTIGNDKETLLSLLRAKSERSAEAEEKVEWVRSQMVGRDAEFDTPFGRRALVYADHTASGRGLRYIEDYILTQVLPFYGNTHTEDSYVGSRTTKMVRTAASYIKRCMGAGADDALIFCGSGATAAVKRLQEAMGMAAPAGPLLRARLLAQLRAEERWVVFVGPYEHHSNLLSWRQSLADVVEVGAGDDGLVDLAALRRALGSPEYAKRPMLGSFSACSNVTGIVADTRAIARVLHQHGAFACFDFAASGPYVEIDMRSGDMDGYDAVFLSPHKFPGGPGTPGLLLMNRSLYRLASLPPTTCGGGTVAYVNGRSEDGTVYLDDVEEREDAGTPPITQKVRASLAFWVKEHVGLGAIALRERVHADAAMRWLLSNPAVEVLGSVEARRLPIFSFLVYPGGDAALGRRRRRLPLHGRFVAKLMNDLFGIQARGGCGCASPYGHALLGVGEELSLRIRSAILKGYHGVKPGWTRVSFAYYLPPEEFRFILAAIDFVAAHGHRFLPLYNFDWATGNWTFRRRAVKHHLMMEELLHGHGSSNTKMKGNKSAGDSNKFESYLEFATKIALSLPETCDEQQIPEGIDPSIVLFRV; encoded by the exons ATGCCGTCCCTTCGggcggccatggcggacggcgcCGACCGCGTCGAGGCCACGACGATCGGCAACGACAAGGAGACCCTGCTGAGCCTGCTCCGCGCCAAGTCGGAGCGGAGCgccgaggcggaggagaaggtgGAGTGGGTGCGATCGCAGATGGTCGGCCGCGACGCAGAGTTCGACACGCCGTTCGGCCGCCGCGCCCTCGTCTACGCCGACCACACCGCCTCCGGGCGCGGCCTCCGCTACATCGAGGACTACATCCTCACACAAGTCCTCCCCTTCTACG GGAACACGCACACGGAGGACAGCTACGTCGGGAGCAGGACGACGAAGATGGTGAGGACGGCGGCGAGCTACATCAAGCGGTGCATGGGCGCCGGTGCCGACGACGCGCTGATCTTCTGCGGGTCCGGCGCCACGGCGGCGGTGAAGCGGCTGCAGGAGGCGATGGGGATGGCCGCGCCGGCGGGGCCGCTTCTGCGGGCGAGGCTGCTCGCGCAGCTGCGCGCGGAGGAGCGGTGGGTGGTCTTCGTGGGACCCTACGAGCACCACTCCAACCTGCTGTCGTGGCGGCAAAGCCTGGCGGACGTCGTGGAGGTCGGTGCCGGCGACGACGGGCTCGTCGACCTCGCCGCGCTCCGGCGCGCGCTGGGCTCCCCCGAGTACGCGAAGCGGCCCATGCTGGGGTCATTCTCGGCGTGCAGCAACGTCACCGGCATCGTCGCCGATACCCGAGCGATCGCGCGCGTCCTGCACCAGCATGGGGCTTTCGCTTGCTTCGACTTTGCCGCGAG CGGGCCCTACGTGGAGATCGACATGAGGTCGGGCGACATGGACGGCTACGACGCCGTCTTCCTCAGCCCTCACAAGTTCCCCGGCGGCCCCGGCACGCCGGGCCTCCTGCTCATGAACCGCTCCCTCTACCGCCTCGCCTCGCTGCCGCCCACCACGTGCGGCGGGGGCACCGTCGCCTACGTGAACGGGCGCAGCGAGGACGGCACGGTGTACCTCGACGACGTGGAGGAGCGCGAGGACGCCGGCACGCCGCCCATCACGCAGAAGGTGCGCGCGTCGCTCGCGTTCTGGGTCAAGGAGCACGTCGGGCTCGGCGCCATCGCGCTCCGCGAGCGCGTCCACGCCGACGCCGCCATGCGGTGGCTCCTGTCCAACCCCGCCGTCGAGGTGCTCGGTAGCGTCGAGGCGCGTCGCCTGCCGATATTCTCGTTCCTCGTCTACCCCGGCGGCGACGCGGCgctggggaggaggcggcggcggctgcccCTCCACGGGCGGTTCGTCGCCAAGCTCATGAACGATCTGTTCGGCATCCAGGCCAGGGGCGGCTGCGGCTGCGCGAGCCCGTACGGGCACGCTCTCCTCGGCGTCGGCGAGGAGCTCTCCCTTCGCATCCGCTCCGCCATTCTTAAG GGCTATCACGGTGTGAAGCCGGGATGGACGAGGGTGAGCTTCGCCTACTACCTCCCACCGGAGGAGTTCCGGTTCATCCTTGCCGCCATCGACTTCGTCGCGGCGCACGGCCACCGGTTTCTGCCGCTCTACAATTTCGACTGGGCCACCGGCAACTGGACCTTCCGGCGCCGTGCAGTCAAGCACCACCTCATGATGGAGGAGCTGCTGCATGGTCATGGTAGCTCTAACACGAAGATGAAGGGGAACAAGAGTGCTGGCGACAGCAACAAGTTCGAGAGCTACCTGGAGTTTGCCACCAAGATCGCGCTGTCACTGCCGGAGACGTGTGACGAGCAGCAGATTCCTGAGGGAATCGACCCTAGCATTGTACTTTTTCGAGTGTGA